One genomic window of Scatophagus argus isolate fScaArg1 chromosome 16, fScaArg1.pri, whole genome shotgun sequence includes the following:
- the LOC124072606 gene encoding uncharacterized protein LOC124072606 isoform X1, with protein sequence MGRLDDAAKHKVVELRKAGLSFRKIKAVLELENIKVSAQAIYLFLREFQGRPPGRVRPVEAGSSTSATQVQPLAMAAQENWSNIHLQNLRRDTSHHAGFTITANFAKQTSTNPDAGGKPSGSGEMSGGCRPEQQLEGDKEENDIQIVSVTSLAQNNQQRSSRSTVTRAEAGTVSNTLTTSGAFMRRRVTPSPATNSMLAARKRLLDKALSHRMKQSFHQVASLLRRDHLSVQAADLRSTMSQPPETYDLTTEKTVMEGQPGGGCAPRRFLTQRPGVSVRSLHPLPRVGIRLPNRSPSPLTPSGPGIGAIRLQTPGGQGASRSEGNPSSQQAVQDTGGRGGLQDQIQTLGSEVHSLGLAVKMLVEQQCRLEREQVQQTHIQKQILSTLQSFASKLGCCSSVQQQHNKTPSPSDFPASSASTSFSQDTFNLNQVIYTQCSQTQPSYNSLESLENVEAFKLPGLNPSSMNGFPPCSNSENLPLTHTPPQTQQYAAAYPQQNSQTLMPPYTQSYVSTYQSHSQTFGESESKPPDFSSSCSARTLQDCSVSTQPQDQQINIIKVEGP encoded by the exons ATGGGCCGGCTGGATGATGCCGCCAAACACAAAGTGGTGGAGCTGCGGAAGGCTGGTCTGAGTTTTCGTAAGATCAAAGCTGTGCTGGAATTGGAGAATATCAAGGTGTCTGCCCAGGCCATCTACTTGTTCCTGAGGGAGTTTCAAGGGAGGCCACCAGGGAGGGTCAGACCTGtggaagctggaagcagcacaTCAGCAACACAGGTGCAGCCTCTAGCTATGGCAGCACAAGAGAACTGGAGTAACATTCATCTCCAAAACCTTCGGCGGGACACATCTCACCATGCTGGCTTTACAATAACTGCAAACTTTGCCAAACAGACTTCTACAAATCCGGATGCTGGTGGAAAACCATCAGGGTCTGGGGAGATGAGTGGAGGCTGCAGGCCAGAACAGCAACTAGAGGGAGATAAGGAAGAAAATGACATCCAAATTGTTAGTGTCACTTCCCTTGCACAGAACAACCAACAAAGAAGCTCTCGGTCCACTGTAACAAGGGCTGAAGCAGGTACAGTGTCTAACACACTAACAACTTCTGGAGCATTCATGAGGAGGAGAGTCACTCCTTCTCCAGCCACCAATTCAATGCTGGCAGCACGAAAGAGGCTTCTGGATAAAGCCCTGTCACACAGGATGAAA CAGTCATTCCACCAGGTGGCATCATTGTTGAGGAGAGATCATTTGAGCGTCCAAGCTGCTGATTTGAGAAGCACAATGTCACAACCGCCTGAAACTTACGATCTGACAACTGAAAAG ACTGTTATGGAAGGTCAGCCCGGAGGAGGCTGTGCCCCCAGGCGTTTTCTCACGCAGAGACCAGGTGTGTCTGTCCGTTCCCTTCACCCTCTCCCTCGGGTTGGCATTCGTCTTCCTAACCGGTCACCATCACCTTTAACGCCTTCTGGTCCTGGGATTGGTGCTATCCGACTACAGACCCCTGGAGGCCAAGGGGCCTCTCGTAGTGAGGGCAACCCGAGCTCCCAGCAGGCTGTCCAAGACactggaggaagaggtggaTTGCAGGATCAGATTCAGACCCTGGGCTCTGAGGTGCACAGCTTAGGTCTGGCAGTGAAGATGCTGGTAGAGCAGCAGTGCCGCCTGGAGAGGGAGCAGGTGCAGCAGACCCACATTCAGAAGCAGATCCTCAGCACTCTACAGAGTTTTGCCTCCAAATTAGGATGTTGTAGCAGTgttcaacagcagcacaacaaaacTCCATCACCTTCTGATTTTCCAGCATCTTCTGCATCGACTTCCTTCAGCCAAGACACCTTCAACTTAAATCAAGTCATATACACTCAGTGCAGCCAAACCCAGCCAAGCTACAACTCTTTAGAGAGTTTAGAAAATGTAGAGGCCTTTAAACTGCCAGGACTTAACCCTTCAAGCATGAATGGGTTTCCACCATGTAGCAATTCTGAGAACCTTCCACTTACTCACACGCCCCCCCAAACACAACAGTATGCAGCTGCTTACCCACAGCAAAACAGTCAAACACTCATGCCACCCTACACACAGTCCTACGTCTCTACATATCAGTCACATTCTCAGACTTTTGGGGAATCAGAGAGTAAACCACCTGACTTCTCAAGCAGCTGTTCAGCAAGGACTCTCCAGGACTGCAGTGTTTCCACGCAGCCACAGGATCAACAGATCAATATTATCAAAGTGGAAGGGCCTTAA
- the LOC124072606 gene encoding uncharacterized protein LOC124072606 isoform X2 — MGRLDDAAKHKVVELRKAGLSFRKIKAVLELENIKVSAQAIYLFLREFQGRPPGRVRPVEAGSSTSATQVQPLAMAAQENWSNIHLQNLRRDTSHHAGFTITANFAKQTSTNPDAGGKPSGSGEMSGGCRPEQQLEGDKEENDIQIVSVTSLAQNNQQRSSRSTVTRAEAGTVSNTLTTSGAFMRRRVTPSPATNSMLAARKRLLDKALSHRMKSFHQVASLLRRDHLSVQAADLRSTMSQPPETYDLTTEKTVMEGQPGGGCAPRRFLTQRPGVSVRSLHPLPRVGIRLPNRSPSPLTPSGPGIGAIRLQTPGGQGASRSEGNPSSQQAVQDTGGRGGLQDQIQTLGSEVHSLGLAVKMLVEQQCRLEREQVQQTHIQKQILSTLQSFASKLGCCSSVQQQHNKTPSPSDFPASSASTSFSQDTFNLNQVIYTQCSQTQPSYNSLESLENVEAFKLPGLNPSSMNGFPPCSNSENLPLTHTPPQTQQYAAAYPQQNSQTLMPPYTQSYVSTYQSHSQTFGESESKPPDFSSSCSARTLQDCSVSTQPQDQQINIIKVEGP; from the exons ATGGGCCGGCTGGATGATGCCGCCAAACACAAAGTGGTGGAGCTGCGGAAGGCTGGTCTGAGTTTTCGTAAGATCAAAGCTGTGCTGGAATTGGAGAATATCAAGGTGTCTGCCCAGGCCATCTACTTGTTCCTGAGGGAGTTTCAAGGGAGGCCACCAGGGAGGGTCAGACCTGtggaagctggaagcagcacaTCAGCAACACAGGTGCAGCCTCTAGCTATGGCAGCACAAGAGAACTGGAGTAACATTCATCTCCAAAACCTTCGGCGGGACACATCTCACCATGCTGGCTTTACAATAACTGCAAACTTTGCCAAACAGACTTCTACAAATCCGGATGCTGGTGGAAAACCATCAGGGTCTGGGGAGATGAGTGGAGGCTGCAGGCCAGAACAGCAACTAGAGGGAGATAAGGAAGAAAATGACATCCAAATTGTTAGTGTCACTTCCCTTGCACAGAACAACCAACAAAGAAGCTCTCGGTCCACTGTAACAAGGGCTGAAGCAGGTACAGTGTCTAACACACTAACAACTTCTGGAGCATTCATGAGGAGGAGAGTCACTCCTTCTCCAGCCACCAATTCAATGCTGGCAGCACGAAAGAGGCTTCTGGATAAAGCCCTGTCACACAGGATGAAA TCATTCCACCAGGTGGCATCATTGTTGAGGAGAGATCATTTGAGCGTCCAAGCTGCTGATTTGAGAAGCACAATGTCACAACCGCCTGAAACTTACGATCTGACAACTGAAAAG ACTGTTATGGAAGGTCAGCCCGGAGGAGGCTGTGCCCCCAGGCGTTTTCTCACGCAGAGACCAGGTGTGTCTGTCCGTTCCCTTCACCCTCTCCCTCGGGTTGGCATTCGTCTTCCTAACCGGTCACCATCACCTTTAACGCCTTCTGGTCCTGGGATTGGTGCTATCCGACTACAGACCCCTGGAGGCCAAGGGGCCTCTCGTAGTGAGGGCAACCCGAGCTCCCAGCAGGCTGTCCAAGACactggaggaagaggtggaTTGCAGGATCAGATTCAGACCCTGGGCTCTGAGGTGCACAGCTTAGGTCTGGCAGTGAAGATGCTGGTAGAGCAGCAGTGCCGCCTGGAGAGGGAGCAGGTGCAGCAGACCCACATTCAGAAGCAGATCCTCAGCACTCTACAGAGTTTTGCCTCCAAATTAGGATGTTGTAGCAGTgttcaacagcagcacaacaaaacTCCATCACCTTCTGATTTTCCAGCATCTTCTGCATCGACTTCCTTCAGCCAAGACACCTTCAACTTAAATCAAGTCATATACACTCAGTGCAGCCAAACCCAGCCAAGCTACAACTCTTTAGAGAGTTTAGAAAATGTAGAGGCCTTTAAACTGCCAGGACTTAACCCTTCAAGCATGAATGGGTTTCCACCATGTAGCAATTCTGAGAACCTTCCACTTACTCACACGCCCCCCCAAACACAACAGTATGCAGCTGCTTACCCACAGCAAAACAGTCAAACACTCATGCCACCCTACACACAGTCCTACGTCTCTACATATCAGTCACATTCTCAGACTTTTGGGGAATCAGAGAGTAAACCACCTGACTTCTCAAGCAGCTGTTCAGCAAGGACTCTCCAGGACTGCAGTGTTTCCACGCAGCCACAGGATCAACAGATCAATATTATCAAAGTGGAAGGGCCTTAA
- the LOC124072616 gene encoding RNA-binding protein with serine-rich domain 1-like translates to MAPSPTKRKEEEKTKDRGKEKTGTKEGDKERGREKVRKRRSASSGSSSSRSRSSSTSSSSSGSSSGSSSGSSSSGSSRSGSSSSRSSSSSSSSGSPSPSRRRHDNRRRSLSASKTQKRGDDKERRKRSPSPKPTKIHLGRLTRNVTKDHIQEIFSTYGKIKLVEMPMDRLHPHLSRGSAYVEYETPDEAQKALKYMDGGQIDGQEITASAVLAQRVRPPPRRPSPPRRMPPPPPMWRRSPPRMRRRSRSPRRRSPARRRSRSRSPGRRRHRSRSSSNSSR, encoded by the exons AT GGCACCATCACCCACAAAgcggaaggaggaggaaaaaacaaaagatagaGGCAAAGAAAAGACTGGTACCAAGgaaggagacaaggagagaggaCGGGAGAAAGTAAGGAAACGACGCAGTGCCTcttctggcagcagcagcagcag GTCCAGATCCAGCTCTACCTCAAGCAGTAGCTCTGGTTCCAGCTCAGGTTCCTCAAGTGGATCCAGCTCATCTGGTTCCAGTCGCTCTGGTTCTTCGAGCTCTCGTTCCTCCTCGTCTTCAAGCTCCTCTGGCTCCCCCAGCCCCAGCCGTAGACGCCATGACAACCGGCGGCGCTCCCTCTCAGC gtccaaaacacaaaagcgGGGAGATGACAAGGAGCGACGGAAAAGAAGCCCAAGTCCCAAACCAACCAAGATACATTTAGGGCGACTGACAAGGAATGTCACAAAG gaTCACATCCAGGAGATCTTTTCCACTTATGGAAAAATCAAATTGGTTGAAATGCCAATGGACAGACTCCATCCACACCTGTCCAGGGGTTCTGCTTATGTGGAATACGAGACTCCTGACGAGGCCCAGAAGGCCCTAAAATATATGGACGGAG GTCAGATTGACGGACAAGAAATCACTGCGTCTGCAGTGCTGGCTCAACGGGTCCGCCCTCCACCTCGTAGACCTTCTCCTCCTCGCAGAATGCCCCCACCCCCGCCTATGTGGCGTCGCAGTCCACCACGCATGAGGAGAAG GTCTCGCTCTCCAAGGAGGCGGTCCCCAGCACGCCGCCGCTCTCGCTCCAGATCTCCTGGTCGAAGGCGCCATCGCTCTCGTTCGAGCTCTAACTCCTCCAGATAG